In Desulfonatronovibrio magnus, a single genomic region encodes these proteins:
- a CDS encoding HD domain-containing protein, translated as MFLQPVYFPYDSRWKIPAREKCIQYWNDFKLPEHIREHSRLVALIAENIYHAANKTLHVPVEAVVASALLHDIGKFYCIEHGGFHNQLGASLVMQLTGNPAIAQGVMHHVFWPGEIDVDKFFLPLVLIYSDKRVKHDTIVSLETRFQDLFSRYGLNERMNGLITKSWEQAVAIQNSFNQNFGIDLNARTFDCGRMV; from the coding sequence ATGTTCCTACAGCCTGTATATTTCCCATATGATTCCAGGTGGAAAATCCCTGCAAGGGAAAAATGCATCCAGTACTGGAATGATTTTAAACTCCCTGAGCATATCAGAGAGCATAGCAGACTGGTGGCTTTAATTGCAGAAAATATCTATCATGCAGCGAATAAAACTCTACACGTGCCTGTAGAGGCTGTTGTTGCTTCAGCTCTTTTGCATGATATTGGAAAATTTTACTGCATAGAGCATGGCGGCTTTCATAACCAGCTTGGCGCAAGTCTTGTCATGCAACTCACAGGCAATCCAGCCATTGCCCAGGGGGTGATGCACCATGTTTTCTGGCCTGGAGAGATAGATGTTGACAAATTTTTTTTGCCTCTGGTACTCATTTACAGCGATAAACGGGTTAAGCATGATACTATAGTTTCTCTTGAAACAAGATTTCAGGACCTTTTTTCCCGGTATGGACTTAACGAAAGAATGAATGGTCTCATCACAAAATCCTGGGAGCAGGCCGTTGCCATACAAAACTCTTTTAACCAAAACTTTGGAATTGATCTAAATGCGCGTACTTTTGATTGCGGGCGGATGGTCTGA
- the gltX gene encoding glutamate--tRNA ligase: MRIATRFAPSPTGFLHIGGARTALFNWLFARKNNGRFILRVEDTDEQRSTPEMTQAIIDAMEWLGLDCDEGPYFQSLRKDMYLSYIERLVEKGNAYFCNCSPDEVEAMREQARQKGLKPKYNGKCREKGLSRSHETVVRIKAPISGQTLFNDQVKGPISFNNQELDDFVIQRKDKTPTYNLAVVVDDIEMGITHILRGDDHVNNTPKQLHIYQALEIDPPIFGHVPMILGPDKKKLSKRHGALSVMAYKEMGFLPEAMINYLVRLGWSFKDEEIFSREDLIQKFTLENLGSSACVFDMDKLTWLNSHYIKETDPERLSIILKDHIHFEKPEMTYLEKIIPLLQPRAGTMKEMAEMSDFFLLPDNSLKYDQKAVNKFITEETRTHLKNILERLENVESFDQKGLEQELADYIQQENIKFKVIAQPLRVAITGKTASPGLFETMEVLGRERVLNRLNIALQLQR, from the coding sequence ATGAGGATTGCAACAAGATTTGCTCCCAGTCCCACAGGTTTTTTGCATATAGGTGGTGCCAGAACTGCTCTTTTCAATTGGCTTTTTGCCAGAAAAAACAATGGCCGGTTTATTCTTCGGGTGGAAGATACAGATGAGCAAAGGTCAACACCGGAAATGACGCAAGCCATCATAGATGCCATGGAGTGGCTTGGTCTGGACTGTGATGAAGGACCTTATTTTCAGAGTTTAAGAAAAGATATGTACTTAAGCTACATTGAACGGCTGGTTGAAAAAGGCAATGCCTATTTCTGCAATTGCAGCCCGGATGAAGTGGAGGCTATGCGAGAGCAGGCCAGACAAAAGGGCCTCAAGCCGAAATACAATGGAAAATGCCGGGAAAAGGGACTGAGCAGGAGCCATGAAACAGTTGTTCGTATCAAGGCTCCAATTTCAGGACAGACACTTTTCAATGATCAGGTAAAAGGCCCCATTTCATTTAACAATCAGGAGTTGGATGATTTTGTTATACAAAGAAAGGACAAGACCCCAACCTACAACCTGGCTGTAGTGGTTGATGATATCGAAATGGGTATCACTCATATCTTAAGGGGTGATGATCATGTGAACAACACCCCGAAACAACTGCATATTTATCAGGCTCTGGAGATTGACCCACCCATTTTCGGGCATGTGCCTATGATACTGGGTCCGGACAAGAAAAAACTTTCCAAGCGCCACGGAGCCCTCTCAGTCATGGCTTACAAAGAAATGGGGTTTTTACCTGAAGCCATGATAAACTATCTGGTCAGGCTTGGCTGGTCTTTCAAAGACGAAGAGATCTTTTCAAGAGAAGATCTGATACAAAAATTTACTCTTGAAAATCTGGGCTCATCAGCTTGCGTCTTTGACATGGACAAGCTGACATGGCTTAACTCTCATTATATCAAGGAGACTGATCCTGAAAGGCTGTCTATTATTCTCAAGGACCATATTCACTTTGAAAAACCTGAGATGACTTATTTAGAAAAAATAATCCCTCTTTTGCAGCCAAGGGCTGGGACCATGAAAGAGATGGCTGAGATGTCCGACTTTTTTCTATTGCCTGACAACAGTTTGAAGTATGATCAAAAGGCAGTAAATAAGTTTATCACTGAGGAAACCAGAACACATTTGAAAAATATCCTTGAGCGACTTGAAAATGTTGAGAGCTTTGATCAAAAGGGCTTAGAACAGGAATTAGCAGATTATATTCAGCAAGAAAATATCAAATTCAAGGTCATAGCCCAGCCATTAAGGGTTGCCATCACCGGCAAAACCGCCAGCCCCGGGCTTTTTGAAACAATGGAGGTGCTGGGCAGGGAAAGAGTTCTTAACAGGCTGAATATTGCTTTACAACTTCAGAGGTAA
- the hypE gene encoding hydrogenase expression/formation protein HypE has product MSEKLLLDYGSGGKASQRLIKDLFVKHLGNPILNRLDDAVLLIGLKQPLSMSTDTFTVDPVFFPGGNIGSLAVHGTVNDVAMLGAVPEYLSCAFILEEGLSMSDLEEIVRSMAQAATNAGVKIVTGDTKVVPRGAVDKIFINTTGLGTIIADPPPSGSRACSGDAILVSGTIGDHGLAILSHRQGIAFETDILSDSQNLNHLIVRLVQEVGDIHVLRDPTRGGLATTLNEIAQQSDVEIVIEQEAIPVREEVEGGCSFLGLDPLYLANEGKMICILPDELAAKALEVMKSDPAGSDAAIIGYVKDERKGKVVLKTPLGGHRLLDMLEGEQLPRIC; this is encoded by the coding sequence ATGTCTGAAAAGCTGCTTCTGGACTATGGTAGTGGAGGCAAGGCCTCGCAGCGATTGATCAAGGATCTTTTTGTAAAGCATCTCGGTAACCCTATTCTAAACAGACTGGATGACGCAGTTCTTTTAATCGGCTTAAAGCAACCACTGTCCATGAGTACAGATACTTTTACCGTTGATCCTGTTTTCTTTCCTGGAGGAAACATTGGTTCTCTCGCTGTTCATGGTACAGTCAATGATGTGGCCATGTTGGGGGCAGTTCCTGAGTACTTGAGTTGCGCCTTTATTCTTGAAGAAGGTCTTTCAATGAGTGATCTGGAGGAAATCGTCCGGTCCATGGCTCAAGCTGCAACTAATGCCGGAGTAAAAATTGTAACCGGTGATACCAAGGTTGTGCCAAGAGGAGCTGTGGATAAAATATTCATCAATACTACCGGATTGGGTACCATTATAGCCGACCCCCCTCCTTCAGGCTCCAGAGCCTGTTCTGGAGATGCAATACTGGTCAGCGGGACCATTGGCGATCATGGACTGGCCATTCTCTCTCATCGCCAGGGAATTGCCTTTGAAACCGATATTCTCAGTGATTCTCAAAATTTGAATCATCTGATTGTCAGACTTGTCCAGGAGGTTGGTGATATTCATGTTTTGCGCGACCCTACAAGGGGAGGACTGGCCACAACCCTGAATGAAATTGCCCAGCAGTCAGATGTCGAGATTGTCATCGAGCAGGAGGCGATCCCTGTCAGGGAGGAGGTTGAAGGCGGATGTTCCTTTCTGGGACTTGATCCCCTTTACCTGGCAAATGAAGGCAAAATGATCTGTATTCTACCTGATGAACTTGCAGCCAAGGCACTGGAGGTTATGAAAAGCGATCCTGCAGGAAGTGATGCCGCTATAATTGGTTATGTCAAGGATGAGAGAAAAGGTAAGGTTGTGCTTAAAACTCCTCTCGGTGGACACAGGCTGTTAGATATGCTGGAAGGCGAACAATTACCCAGAATCTGTTAA
- a CDS encoding hybrid sensor histidine kinase/response regulator produces the protein MAQDQARILIVDDDANIIELVAGIFEEEYEILFATNGIKALEIAASAQPDLILLDILMPEMNGFEVCRQLKGDDETMHIPVVFLTGKDCPEDETAGLKLGAVDYITKPINASILQARVKTHIALAHARKKLEVQNQELIEAARVREDVEHIMRHDLKSSITSILSSPRAILLDDNLTEEQRVFLQLMEESALRMLNMVEMSLILLKIEIKNYAVNYQPVDLIKLVKNIISESQAVAKPKKIKTRLLIEGSEQLPESPLIVMTEEILCSSMLMNLHKNALEASPHESDVLISITPGNDVTISIQNLGEVPESIRTRFFNKYVTEGKKHGTGLGTYSAKIIAEALMGTIKLDSSVPGQTTITVKFPNKPKTDFDKQAV, from the coding sequence ATGGCCCAAGACCAGGCCAGAATACTAATTGTAGACGATGACGCCAACATCATTGAACTTGTAGCAGGAATATTTGAAGAGGAATACGAAATACTGTTTGCCACCAACGGTATTAAAGCCTTGGAGATTGCTGCCTCGGCACAACCCGATCTTATCCTGCTTGATATACTGATGCCTGAAATGAATGGCTTCGAGGTATGTCGACAATTAAAGGGCGATGATGAAACAATGCATATTCCTGTAGTTTTTCTAACCGGAAAAGACTGTCCTGAAGATGAAACTGCCGGACTCAAACTTGGGGCTGTGGACTACATAACCAAACCCATTAATGCTTCCATTTTGCAAGCCCGTGTCAAAACTCATATCGCACTGGCACATGCCAGAAAAAAGCTTGAAGTTCAGAACCAGGAGCTTATTGAAGCAGCCAGAGTCAGAGAAGATGTTGAACATATTATGAGGCATGATCTCAAATCATCCATCACCAGCATTCTCAGCTCACCAAGAGCCATTCTTTTGGATGACAACCTGACTGAGGAACAGAGAGTTTTTCTGCAGCTTATGGAGGAATCAGCACTGCGAATGCTTAATATGGTGGAAATGTCACTTATTTTGCTTAAAATTGAGATAAAAAACTATGCAGTAAATTACCAGCCTGTAGATCTGATAAAATTAGTTAAAAATATTATTTCAGAAAGTCAGGCAGTTGCCAAACCCAAAAAAATAAAGACCAGACTGCTCATTGAAGGTTCTGAGCAATTACCTGAATCCCCCCTTATAGTCATGACCGAAGAAATCCTTTGTTCATCCATGCTCATGAACCTGCATAAGAATGCCTTAGAGGCCTCCCCGCACGAATCAGATGTTCTTATCAGCATCACTCCCGGCAATGATGTAACAATCTCCATTCAAAACCTGGGTGAAGTGCCTGAATCCATCCGTACCAGATTTTTTAACAAGTACGTAACTGAGGGCAAAAAGCATGGCACCGGGCTTGGCACCTATTCAGCAAAGATCATTGCTGAAGCCCTGATGGGAACCATTAAACTGGACTCCTCTGTTCCAGGCCAGACCACCATAACAGTTAAATTCCCCAATAAACCCAAAACAGATTTTGACAAGCAAGCCGTTTAG
- a CDS encoding DUF2905 domain-containing protein, whose translation MNDLSGIGKAIILAGIVLIILGTAILFKDKLPFGIGRLPGDFFIEKDNFKFYFPLGTCIAISIILTLILSLWRK comes from the coding sequence ATGAACGATTTATCAGGTATTGGCAAAGCCATCATTCTTGCTGGAATTGTTTTGATTATTCTTGGCACGGCCATTCTATTTAAAGACAAGTTGCCCTTTGGTATTGGCCGCCTTCCTGGTGATTTTTTTATTGAGAAAGACAATTTCAAGTTTTATTTTCCCCTTGGAACCTGCATTGCTATCAGTATTATTTTGACTCTTATCCTGTCTTTATGGCGAAAATGA
- a CDS encoding 3-deoxy-D-manno-octulosonic acid transferase: protein MKSKSITLLPAFLVCYSLLWLMAVPFLFFVKRLRPVNWQRFGLSMPAGPFRLWIQASSVGEAKLAVKLISKMPEHQKKHILVTTNTAQGMQTLQNNINPQVSLAYFPFDMIFFLIPALHVIKPEKILLMETEIWPGLLWLSKIKSIPVIIGNARMSLKSFCRYLSISSVLERLNPHTIAAVSELDKFRFARIFPSSAVSVMPNIKFDILRETKAQTSAHNRLSSLFSSNRKLIVLGSIRRQEEHLIQWLINQIVNNHNEIDIALFPRHMTRLEHWDLFLSHNKITWTKRTSLTSSDSHCRVILWDKFGEMLDAYGLAENVYVGGSLIPCGGQNFLEPVSQGVVPCVGPYWNNFNWVGKKVFDYGLVNQVKDIHELYSYLIKPQTYSNKMVMDLFAEYLSEHKHGTKILLQKLSNQ from the coding sequence ATGAAAAGCAAATCCATTACTTTACTGCCTGCTTTTCTTGTCTGCTACTCTCTGCTTTGGCTAATGGCTGTACCCTTTTTGTTTTTTGTAAAAAGGCTTCGCCCTGTCAACTGGCAGCGCTTTGGCTTATCCATGCCTGCCGGTCCTTTCAGGCTCTGGATACAGGCATCATCAGTGGGGGAGGCCAAGCTTGCTGTTAAACTCATATCAAAAATGCCTGAGCATCAGAAAAAGCATATTCTTGTTACCACCAATACAGCTCAGGGCATGCAAACTCTGCAAAACAACATTAATCCCCAGGTCAGTCTTGCCTATTTTCCTTTTGATATGATTTTTTTTTTAATTCCTGCGCTCCATGTCATCAAGCCGGAAAAAATCCTGCTCATGGAAACAGAAATCTGGCCAGGACTGCTCTGGCTCAGCAAAATAAAATCCATACCTGTAATTATCGGCAACGCCAGAATGAGTCTGAAAAGCTTCTGCAGATATTTGTCCATTTCAAGTGTGCTTGAAAGATTAAATCCCCATACCATAGCAGCAGTTTCAGAGCTTGATAAATTTAGATTTGCCCGGATTTTTCCGAGCTCTGCTGTATCTGTAATGCCAAACATTAAATTTGATATTTTAAGAGAGACCAAGGCTCAAACGTCTGCACATAACCGTCTATCATCACTTTTCAGTTCAAACCGGAAATTAATAGTTCTTGGCTCCATCCGCAGGCAGGAAGAACATTTGATTCAATGGCTGATAAACCAAATTGTCAACAATCATAACGAGATAGACATCGCTCTGTTCCCAAGACATATGACCCGACTGGAACATTGGGATTTATTTTTATCGCATAATAAGATCACCTGGACTAAAAGAACAAGCCTTACATCGTCAGACAGTCATTGCAGGGTAATCCTCTGGGATAAATTTGGGGAAATGCTTGACGCTTATGGGCTGGCTGAAAATGTTTATGTTGGCGGCAGCTTGATACCTTGCGGTGGTCAGAATTTTCTCGAGCCAGTTTCACAAGGTGTCGTTCCATGCGTTGGGCCTTACTGGAATAATTTTAACTGGGTTGGAAAAAAAGTATTTGATTATGGACTTGTAAATCAGGTCAAGGATATTCACGAACTGTATTCTTACTTGATAAAACCCCAAACATACTCAAACAAAATGGTTATGGACCTTTTTGCTGAATATCTTTCAGAACATAAGCATGGAACTAAAATTTTATTGCAAAAACTGAGCAACCAATAA
- a CDS encoding NifU family protein, producing MKEKVQEVLDKIRPSLQADGGDVELVDVSEQGIVKVRLTGACKGCPMSQMTLKNGIERLLLKEIPAIKGVEPAE from the coding sequence ATGAAAGAAAAAGTACAGGAAGTTCTTGATAAAATCAGGCCATCGCTTCAGGCTGATGGTGGAGATGTGGAGCTCGTAGATGTCAGCGAACAGGGTATTGTCAAAGTACGTCTGACAGGTGCATGTAAAGGTTGTCCCATGTCTCAGATGACACTGAAAAATGGAATAGAACGTTTACTTCTTAAGGAAATCCCTGCAATTAAAGGCGTAGAACCTGCTGAGTAA
- a CDS encoding D-alanine--D-alanine ligase family protein, translating into MRVLLIAGGWSDERQVSLNGAKQINNALKSLGHEVLFFDLTPDFTDLIEAAKKCDAAFINLHGCPGEDGTIQALLNDAGLPYQGSDIVGSCIAINKNLSKQIYKNHGMPTPKWTMITRTDRLPRINLDYPYIAKPNYGGSSLGLSIINNDQEYENYFTALPEHFNEVLCEAFINGIELTCAVLDNQALPPILIKPRKSTYFDYASKYDHDGAHEICPAPIDDVVSKKICALALQAHEVLKLKHYSRTDFMCDKNGNIFILETNTLPGMTATSLVPKAALAAGLEFEDLIDRLLFLTISDKNSNTKKT; encoded by the coding sequence ATGCGCGTACTTTTGATTGCGGGCGGATGGTCTGATGAACGCCAAGTCTCTTTGAACGGTGCTAAACAGATAAACAATGCCCTGAAATCCTTAGGCCATGAAGTGCTTTTCTTCGACTTGACACCGGACTTTACAGACTTGATTGAGGCTGCAAAAAAATGTGATGCGGCCTTTATAAATCTGCATGGTTGTCCAGGTGAAGATGGCACAATTCAGGCATTGCTCAACGATGCAGGGCTTCCTTATCAAGGTTCTGACATTGTTGGCTCATGCATTGCCATAAACAAGAACCTTTCCAAACAGATTTACAAAAATCATGGCATGCCTACTCCCAAATGGACCATGATAACCCGGACCGACAGGCTCCCTCGAATTAACCTTGACTATCCCTATATTGCCAAGCCAAATTACGGAGGCTCCAGCTTAGGCCTTTCAATTATTAATAATGATCAGGAATACGAGAATTATTTTACAGCCCTGCCAGAGCATTTCAATGAAGTTTTGTGTGAAGCCTTCATCAATGGCATTGAACTGACCTGCGCCGTATTGGATAATCAAGCTTTGCCTCCGATACTCATCAAACCACGAAAAAGCACATACTTTGACTATGCCAGTAAATATGACCATGACGGAGCCCATGAAATTTGCCCTGCTCCCATTGATGACGTGGTTTCAAAAAAAATTTGCGCCCTGGCCCTTCAGGCACATGAGGTGCTTAAGCTGAAGCATTACAGCAGAACTGATTTTATGTGCGATAAAAATGGTAATATCTTTATATTAGAAACCAATACTCTTCCTGGCATGACTGCCACAAGCCTGGTACCCAAGGCAGCTCTTGCAGCAGGTCTTGAATTTGAAGACCTGATTGACCGGCTTCTTTTTCTAACTATCTCTGACAAAAATTCAAACACAAAAAAAACATGA
- a CDS encoding TIGR01777 family oxidoreductase, producing MNYFILGGTGFVGNHLVKHLVSQGDKVTALVRDKSKLKIKSPNLTLVLGDPLKPGPWQNISDDIQVVINLTGSPVMTNWTEKTKQLILSSRVDSTVNAISAIKDSSPKTFVCANAVGYFGPRKDQLIDDHAGPGSDFLSDVAVQWQEAAMGAENFGHRVVVTRFPAVLGPNGGALKQMLTIFKLGLGGKLGSGSQWFSWVHIFDLVRAMHFVSSNARIKGAINVCAPEPITNSEFTAALAKTLRRPAFFTVPGFGLKLLYGEVADMLLTGQRCVPRVLQESGFDFKYPDIDSALAGIMADWQ from the coding sequence ATGAACTATTTCATACTTGGCGGTACAGGCTTTGTCGGCAACCATCTTGTTAAGCATCTTGTGAGTCAGGGAGACAAGGTGACAGCGTTAGTCAGAGACAAATCTAAGTTAAAAATCAAATCTCCCAACTTGACGCTGGTGCTGGGAGATCCACTTAAACCCGGCCCATGGCAGAATATTTCTGATGATATACAGGTGGTCATTAATCTCACTGGCTCTCCGGTCATGACCAACTGGACAGAAAAAACCAAGCAGCTCATCCTGTCATCCAGAGTTGACTCCACTGTCAACGCCATATCGGCCATCAAGGACAGTTCTCCCAAAACCTTTGTCTGCGCCAACGCAGTTGGGTACTTTGGTCCGAGAAAGGATCAGCTAATTGATGATCATGCCGGGCCCGGCAGTGATTTTCTTTCCGATGTTGCTGTACAGTGGCAGGAAGCAGCCATGGGGGCTGAAAATTTTGGGCACAGGGTTGTGGTAACCAGATTTCCAGCTGTGCTTGGCCCCAATGGAGGCGCGTTAAAACAAATGCTCACTATTTTCAAACTTGGCCTTGGAGGCAAGCTTGGATCTGGAAGCCAATGGTTTTCCTGGGTTCATATCTTTGACCTTGTAAGGGCCATGCACTTTGTCAGTTCCAATGCCAGGATTAAAGGAGCTATTAACGTATGCGCACCTGAACCGATAACCAATTCAGAGTTTACTGCAGCGCTGGCTAAAACACTTAGAAGGCCTGCTTTTTTCACTGTACCCGGTTTTGGATTAAAATTACTATACGGAGAAGTGGCCGATATGCTGCTTACCGGACAAAGATGTGTGCCCAGGGTTCTGCAGGAATCAGGATTTGATTTCAAATATCCGGATATAGATTCAGCATTAGCCGGTATAATGGCTGACTGGCAATAG
- a CDS encoding HypC/HybG/HupF family hydrogenase formation chaperone: MCLAIPMEVKSIEDNVAQVEVGGVKNQVRLDIIDEPAQVGDFVIVHAGFALRRIDRDEGLETLKLFQEGLGLELVK; the protein is encoded by the coding sequence ATGTGTCTTGCCATACCTATGGAAGTTAAATCCATTGAAGATAATGTGGCCCAGGTCGAAGTTGGGGGAGTCAAAAATCAGGTTCGTCTTGATATCATTGATGAACCTGCCCAGGTGGGAGATTTTGTCATAGTTCATGCCGGATTTGCCCTGAGAAGAATTGATCGGGATGAAGGATTGGAGACGCTTAAGCTCTTTCAGGAGGGACTTGGTCTTGAACTTGTTAAATAA
- a CDS encoding deoxyribodipyrimidine photo-lyase, producing MTVNTKRIKVLKSGSLKKGPVVYWMSRDQRIFHNWALVHTLDLALRHNSRPRIVFCISPNFLNACLRQYDFMLKGLAECIDVAHELNIPLDIIHGHPGEVIPDYINTHKASTLIMDFDPLKIKKDWQREVVDQINLDVHIVDAHNIVPCWITSAKQEYAARTIRPKIHSLLDEFLEPFPEILPWPEKTTLSAISTDRILQEIKLDRDIRPVDWILPGWNKALKILDKFITHDLNHYHLKRNDPNENALSNLSPYLHFGQICSQTIALRVKENLTTDIDARDAFLEELIVRKELSDNFCYYNDNYDNFEGIPDWGKKTLNKHRGDSREYIYSLENFEQAQTHDPLWNAAQMEMRLQGKMHGYMRMYWAKKILEWTECPEQAIEWSIYLNDKYELDGRDPNGYTGILWSTGGLHDRPWKERPVFGTIRYMNYNGCKRKFDVDSYIKKWTN from the coding sequence ATGACCGTAAACACCAAAAGAATTAAAGTACTAAAATCCGGCAGCCTTAAAAAAGGACCTGTTGTTTATTGGATGAGCAGAGATCAGAGAATCTTTCATAACTGGGCCCTTGTCCATACCCTGGATCTGGCTTTACGTCATAACTCCAGGCCCCGCATAGTTTTCTGTATTTCCCCAAATTTTCTTAACGCATGCTTAAGACAATACGATTTCATGCTCAAAGGATTGGCGGAATGCATTGATGTGGCCCATGAATTAAATATACCTTTAGATATCATTCATGGACATCCCGGTGAAGTCATTCCTGATTATATCAATACTCATAAGGCCTCAACTCTAATCATGGACTTCGATCCCTTGAAAATCAAAAAAGATTGGCAAAGGGAAGTTGTTGATCAAATCAACCTGGATGTGCACATTGTGGACGCACACAATATTGTTCCCTGCTGGATTACTTCTGCAAAACAGGAATATGCTGCTCGAACCATACGCCCCAAGATACATTCCCTGCTTGATGAATTTCTTGAGCCCTTTCCAGAAATTTTACCATGGCCTGAAAAAACAACATTATCAGCCATCAGCACTGACAGAATTTTGCAGGAAATAAAATTGGACAGGGATATCAGGCCTGTTGACTGGATTCTTCCTGGTTGGAATAAGGCGCTGAAAATTCTTGATAAATTTATAACCCATGATCTAAACCACTATCACTTGAAAAGAAATGATCCCAATGAAAATGCCCTGTCCAACCTTTCTCCATATCTGCATTTTGGACAGATATGCAGCCAGACTATTGCCTTGCGCGTGAAAGAAAATTTAACAACTGATATTGATGCTCGTGACGCTTTTCTTGAAGAGCTCATTGTGCGCAAAGAACTTTCAGACAATTTCTGCTATTATAATGATAACTACGATAACTTTGAAGGCATACCGGACTGGGGGAAGAAAACTCTTAATAAACACCGCGGCGATTCCCGGGAGTACATTTACAGTCTTGAGAATTTTGAGCAGGCACAAACCCATGACCCTTTATGGAATGCAGCCCAAATGGAAATGCGTCTTCAGGGAAAAATGCATGGCTATATGCGCATGTACTGGGCCAAAAAAATTTTAGAATGGACTGAATGTCCTGAACAGGCGATAGAGTGGAGTATTTACCTAAATGATAAGTATGAGCTTGATGGACGCGATCCCAATGGTTATACTGGCATTTTGTGGTCAACAGGAGGCCTGCACGATCGTCCATGGAAAGAACGGCCTGTTTTTGGCACAATAAGATATATGAATTATAATGGATGCAAAAGAAAATTTGATGTAGACTCATACATTAAAAAATGGACCAATTGA
- the hypD gene encoding hydrogenase formation protein HypD: MNLLNKFKDPKLCLNILEQVKHEIQGQFRFMEVCGTHTVAIFQSGIRTLLPENIVHLSGPGCPVCVTHDREIAAYLELAEKNVIIATFGDLIKVPGPGGRNLKMAQAEGARIQVVYSAFDALQLAMQNPQDKVVFLGVGFETTAPTVAATVKMAKEKDLDNFSVLSFHKLVPPALKALASDKDIQVDGLLLPGHVSTVIGLDPYLFLTDEYNMPAVIGGFEPLDILQAILIMIRQKSQGHASVINNYKRVVNDAGNLRALQVMREVFETSDAMWRGLGVIPESGLALRKDFENFNAFIVHEQDLPDVKNVPGCKCGDVLKGLISPDKCPLFGIRCTPASPVGPCMVSTEGSCAAYHKYSI; this comes from the coding sequence TTGAACTTGTTAAATAAATTCAAGGATCCCAAGCTTTGTCTTAATATACTTGAGCAGGTCAAGCATGAGATTCAGGGGCAGTTCAGGTTCATGGAGGTGTGCGGAACCCACACCGTGGCCATCTTTCAGAGTGGAATCAGAACTCTTCTTCCTGAAAATATTGTACACCTTTCTGGCCCGGGCTGCCCAGTGTGCGTTACTCATGACCGGGAAATAGCAGCTTATCTGGAGCTTGCGGAAAAAAATGTTATTATTGCTACATTTGGTGACCTGATTAAAGTACCAGGTCCTGGAGGCAGGAATCTTAAAATGGCTCAGGCTGAAGGAGCAAGGATTCAGGTTGTTTATTCAGCTTTTGATGCCTTGCAGCTGGCGATGCAGAATCCTCAGGACAAGGTTGTTTTTCTGGGAGTGGGTTTTGAAACCACAGCACCTACAGTAGCTGCAACCGTCAAAATGGCTAAAGAAAAAGATCTGGATAATTTTTCAGTATTGTCTTTTCACAAGCTTGTACCTCCAGCACTCAAGGCCCTGGCTTCGGATAAGGACATTCAGGTAGACGGTTTGCTGCTTCCAGGCCATGTTTCTACAGTAATCGGGCTTGATCCATATCTTTTTCTAACTGATGAGTACAACATGCCTGCTGTGATAGGTGGGTTTGAGCCCTTAGATATCCTTCAGGCGATTTTGATAATGATCAGACAGAAAAGCCAGGGACATGCTTCTGTTATCAATAATTACAAAAGAGTTGTGAATGATGCAGGCAATCTCAGGGCGTTGCAAGTTATGCGTGAAGTTTTTGAAACTTCAGACGCTATGTGGCGAGGCCTCGGGGTGATTCCTGAGAGCGGTCTTGCACTGAGAAAAGATTTTGAGAATTTTAACGCTTTTATAGTTCACGAACAGGATTTGCCTGATGTTAAAAATGTTCCGGGGTGTAAATGCGGAGATGTACTAAAAGGATTGATTTCTCCGGATAAATGCCCTCTTTTTGGTATTAGATGTACTCCTGCTTCACCTGTCGGACCGTGCATGGTGTCCACTGAAGGCTCATGTGCAGCCTATCACAAGTATAGCATTTAA